The proteins below are encoded in one region of Agelaius phoeniceus isolate bAgePho1 chromosome 33, bAgePho1.hap1, whole genome shotgun sequence:
- the LOC129131803 gene encoding olfactory receptor 14J1-like: protein MPSHGSSSAVACGHHLHTPMFFFLLNLALSDLGCICTTVPKAMHNSLWDTSTISYSGCAAQVFFFVFFMSAEYFLLTIMCYDRYVSICKPLHYGTLLGSRACAHMAAAAWASAFLTALLYTANTFSLPLCKGNALGQLFCDIPQILKLSCSHSTFRKIWISLLGVCLSFGCFVFMVFSYVQIFRAVLRIPSEQGRHKAFSTCLPHLAVVSLFVSTAVFAYLKPPSISSPSLDLAVSVLYSVVPPALNPLIYSLRNQELKAALRKMMTG from the exons ATGCCAAGTCATGGATCTTCAAG cgccgtagcctgcggccaccacctgcacacgcccatgttcttcttcctgctcaacctggccctcagcgacctgggctgcatctgcaccactgtccccaaagccatgcacaattccctctgggacaccagcaccatctcctactcaggatgtgctgcacaggttttcttttttgttttctttatgtcagcagagtatttcctcctgaccatcatgtgctacgaccgctacgtgtccatctgcaaacccctgcactacgggaccctcctgggcagcagagcttgtgcccacatggcagcagctgcctgggccagtgcctttctcactgctctgctgtatacagccaatacattttccctgcccctgtgcaaaggcaatgccctgggccagctctTCTGTGATATCccccagatcctcaagctctcctgctcacattCCACCTTCAGAAAAATTTGGATTTCATTGCTTGGTGTCTGTTTAagttttggctgttttgtgttcatggttttctcctatgtgcagatcttcagggctgtgctgaggatcccctctgagcagggacggcacaaagccttttccacctgcctccctcacctggccgtggtctccctgtttgtcagcactgcagtctttgcctacctgaagcctCCCTCCATCtcgtccccatccctggatctggcagtgtcagttctgtactcggtggtgcctccagctctgaaccccctcatctacagcctgaggaatcaggagctcaaggctgcccTGAGGAAAATGATGACTGGATGA